GGGGTCAGCTCCTTGTACTGCGGGGTGGAGACACCGCCGAAATCCGATTCGCCGGCGCTCGCCGTGACCATTTCGGTCGCCTTGTAGACCGCGCCACCCGTGAGGCCGAAACCGGCGACGGTGCCGGTTGCCACGCTGAGAAAACTTCTCCTGCTGTGTCTGCCGGACATGGGACTTACTCCTTGGCTGCGCTTGTCGCACTGTGCTTGCGGCGCACCTCGTCCGTGCACCGCGGACCCGCTTCGGCAAGTCCGACAGGCACACGCGCCAGAGGTCGGCAATCGTTCAGATAAATCTCGACGAGCCTGTTGGCGGGGGTCCGGAACCGTCTTCGACGCGCTCCGGTCGAGCAGGGGTGGAGCGGTCGCCGCGGTGTGATGAAATGCCTCAGGCGCGGCGTCCCGACCCGGCGGAGGCGTGGCCCGGGTGCCGGGTGCGCCGGCGGGAGCGGGGCCGCCACCAGGCCCGTCGTCCCGTTCGGGGCCGGTGCCCGGCGCGGTCCTCGCCGCCGTTTGGGCGCGGCACGGGCGTTGGCGCCGCGCTCGACAGGCGGGCCGTGGGGTTTTCGCGGGCGCGCGGCGAAAAAATCCGAATTCCCGGTGAATTCATGGTGACAAGACGGTCGAGTGGAGCAACCGTTCCCTGCGGCCCCTGATCCAACGGGTGTCCCGTGCGGCCCCCGGAGGTGCGCACCGACGAACGTCACCGAACCGAAAAAAGGGGACCTCTTGGCTCAGGCCACCGTACGTCCAGTAAAGCGGACGTCACACTCCGAAACCGCGGCCGGCGGACCGGCGTGGCGGCTCGACATCCAGGGGTTGCGCGCGCTCGCGGTGTCGCTGGTCATTCTCTCGCATGCCGGTGTGCGCCATTTCAGAGGCGGTTACACAGGTGTCGACGTCTTCTTCGTGGTCTCGGGCTTCGTCATCACCTCGATGCTGGTGCGCGAAATATCGCTGGCCGGACGAATATCCATTCAGAAATTCTATGCACGCCGCGTGCTGCGCCTGCTTCCCGCCTCGACGGTCGTCGTCGCGGCCACGCTTGCGGGCTCTTATCTCTTTCTTTCGAAGATACGCTTCGTCGATTACGCCCTCGACGCGCTGACCAGCACGCTGTACTCCGTCAACTTCCGGCTGGCCCTGACCGGCACGGACTATCTGAACGAGAGCAGCCCGCCCTCGCCGTTCCAGCATTTCTGGTCGCTTGCGACCGAGGAGCAGTTCTACGTGGTGTGGCCGCTGCTCCTGCTGCTCAGCTGGAGGCTGGCCCGCCGCCGGCCGCGCCTGTTGCCGTTGCCGCTCGCGGTGCTCTGCCTCGCCTCGCTGGCGGTGTGCGTGGCCGTCACCGAGAAATCGCCGTCCTGGGCCTATTTCGGTTCGCACGCCCGCCTCTGGGAACTCGGCGCCGGCTCCCTCCTCGTGTTCTTCGCCGACCGCATCGGCCGGCTGCCCGGGGGGCTCAGGGCGGCCCTGTCGTGGACGGGGCTCGGGGGCATCCTGCTCGCGGGGCTCACGTTCGACAACGCGACACCCTTTCCCGGATACCACGCGCTCCTGCCGGTTCTCGGGACGCTCCTCGTGCTGGCCGGAGGCTGCCGTTCCACGCGGTTCGGCGCGGAACTGCTGCTCGGCAGGCGGCCGGTGACCTGGGTGGGCGGAGTCTCCTACAGCTGGTACCTGTGGCACTGGCCGCTGCTGGTCGTCATGCCCGCCGCGCTGGACAGGCCCCTGACGGCCCGGTTCGGACTCGCGCTCTGCGCGGTCGCGCTGCTGCTGGCGTGGCTGACGTTGCGGTTCGTGGAGAACCCCATGCGCTACCACACGGCGTTCAAGAGACGGCCGCGGCGCGCGCTGGCGCTGGGCCTCACCCTCACGACCGGTGGCGTGGTGGTCGCGCTGGTCGCCGCCGACTTCCCGCCCTCCATCAGCTCCGGAAAGTCCGCTCCGGTCCTCAGCGCGGAACTCGCGGACGCCGAGGACCCCGTGGCCCGTCTCGGCGAGTTCCTGGCGGCACCCGCCACCGCCGTGCCGAAGAACCTGACACCGGCGCTCACCGAGGTGAAGGCCACGGAGTCCGAGATCTACCGGGACGGGTGCCACGTGGACTACCAGAGCACGCAGGTGCGCCCCTGCGTCTACGGCGACCCCTCCGCGAAGCGGACCGTGGTGCTCTTCGGCGACTCCCACGCGGCCCAGTGGTTTCCCGGCCTGAACCTGCTGGCACGGGAGAGGCACTGGAGACTCGTCTCGCTGACGAAGGCGTCCTGCAAGGTGGCCGACGTGACCATCACGGTGCAGGGCAAGCCCTACTCCTCGTGCGACACATGGCGGGACAAGGCGCTGGACCGGATCGCCGAGATGCATCCCTCGCTGGTCATCGCGTCCTCGTCCGACGCGGGCGACCCCTCGCACCCGTCCGGCGACCTGGCCGCGCAGTGGACCGACGGTTTCGCGCACACGTTCCGGCGCCTGAACGCCGGCGCCGACCGGGTGGTCGCCCTGTTGGACACGCCCTGGCCCCACGGTGACGCCGTGGACTGCGCGGGCGAGCACCCCTTGGGGCTGGACGCCTGCGCGTCCGACGTACGCCGCGCGGTCAAGGACCCCCGGAAGGCGACGGAGATCCGTGCCGCGGCCCGGCGGACCGGAGTGTCGGTGATCGACCCCGTGCCCTGGCTGTGCGCGCCCGGGGGGAACTGCCCGGCGGTGGTGGGAAACACCCTCGTCTACCGCGACGACAGCCACATGTCCGAGGCGTACTCCGAGGCCCTGGCGCCTGTCCTGGACAAGGCGCTCGCGTCGGCGGGCCGTTAGGGAGGCACCCGTGCCGGCGGCCCGCCGGGGAGGGCGTTCGCGCCGTCCGGTGCGTCCGCGACCCGCGGACGCACCGGACGGCAGGGGGTAAGGCAGGCGGAGTCGGGTGCCCGTCAGGGCAGCGCCAGGGCGATCACCTGGGTGACCTCGTCCGAGGAGAAGTTGTCGTCGCTGACGAGGACGAGGGTCCGCTCACCGGTGGCGAGTCGCGGCCCCCATGTCATGCCCTCGACGTTGTCCACCGTGGACAGCGGGAGGTCGTCCAGGTCGACGAGCAGTTGCTTGCCCATCGGCCGGAGGGCGGCGGCCGACGCCAGCGAATCCCGGTTCTGGATCCGGGTGGCGCCCCGCGTGGTGGCGTCGAAGATCCGGATCCTGAAACCGGAGCCGGGCACGTACGTCCGCTCCATGACCAGGTACCGGTTCGCGTCACCCGGATACGCCAGGATCGAGGGGATCCCGGTGTCGGGGCTCCACGGGCTGTCCGGGTCGGGCTCGGCGAACAGCGGCTCCAGCGGGTAGGCGAACTGGCCCAGGACCGCGCCGGTGCGGCTCTGCTGCGTGACGCGGGCCAGCGAGCCGTGCTCGGTGGTGGACTCCGGGCCGTCCTGGAGCAGCGGTCCCTCGACCGCGCTGGTCAGCCGCGAGCCGTCCGGACTGAACGTGATCGCTTCCAGCGCCAGGTTCCGGCGCGGGCCGCGGTCGCCGGTGGTGATCCGGTAGTCCTCCGGCAGGGGCAGCGTGCCCATGTACTCGCCCTGGCGCCCGGCGACCTGGATGGAGGGCTGGATCACCGGATCCGGCGCGTCCTTGGTCTTCGGCCGGTTGCCCTCCTGGCTCCACCAGTAGCGGCAGGTCGCCGGGTCGACGCGGATGTCCTCGGGGTCGATCGCCTTGCCGTCGTTCAGCGTGGGCGGCGGGTACGTGGTCCCGTCCGGCTGCCGCAGCGCGTGCGTGCCGGTGAACCGGACGCCGTGCACGCCGTCGCCGTCGACGTCGATCCGCGCGGTGTAGAACCGCGCCGGCTGCTGGTACGAGCGGTCGTCGCTGATCAGTGCGTACTCGCCGGTGCAGGGGTCAAGGTCGATACCGGACAGGCCGCCCACGGTCGTCCCCTCGAAGGAGAGCCTGTGGGGCACGATCGACTCCCCGAGGAAGCGGACCGGAACGGTCTGGGCGTTCGCAGGCACACCCGCGAACGCGGCGGTCAGGGTCGCGGAGAGCACCGCCACCAGGGAGACCACCGTGCGTGATGGAGAAAGGCGCATGCGGGGAACTCTTCCGAAGGCCCCCCGCGCGCGCAGTCGCCCGATCGGGTACTCGGCCGGCGCGTGCCGGCACCTTGTCCGCGCAGGTCGGGGCGTTCGCTCCGGCTGGAGTCGCGATGCGGGTCCTCGCTGACCGGTGGGGCCTTCGTCGATCGGTGAGGTCTTCGCTGGCCGATGAGGTCTTCGCCGACCGGTGGAGCCCCAGCGGCCCCTGGGGTCACCGAGCACCTGTGAGGCCGATGATATTGCTTCACGGTACACGTAGATGCATAATGGGCCTATGCATAAGCGGGTTATGGATATCAAGGTGTCGCAGGAAGAGCTGATCGCCGCCGTGGAGCAGGTGGTCCGCTTCGTGCGCCAGAGCGCCACGGTCGGCGGCCTGAGCACGGCGGCCTCCAGCGCGCTGAACCGCCTGGGCCGCGAGGGTCCGCAGCGCCTGACCGAGCTGGCCCGCGCCGAGGGCGTCTCCCAGCCGAACATGACGCAACTCGTCACGCGCCTGGAGCGCGCGGGCCTGGTCGCGCGCGGTGCCGACAGCACCGACGGCCGGGGCGTGCTGGTGGAGGTGACCGAGACGGGTCTTGAGGTGGCCCGGCAGCGGCGCGCCGAACGGGCGGAGGCCCTCCAGCGGATCGTCGAGGAGCTGACCTGGCCGGAGCAGGACGCGGTGAGGATCGCGCTCCCGGCCCTCGCCCGCGTGATCCAGGACCAGCAGGCGCGCTCCTGACCTGCCTCCTGCCCGCCCCGGGGCCTTCCCCTCAGGGTCCCCAGGGCCCCCCAGAGCGCCCCCGGGAGGGCTCCTCCCTCTTCCTGCTTTCCCCTCGTTCGCACCACCATCGGAGAGAACCGCGCATGAGTGCACCGCACGAGAAGGCCCCCAGCCCCTTCAAGCAGCCGAAGGCCGTCTGGGCCGTGGCGTTCGCCTGTGTCATCTCGTTCATGGGCATCGGCCTGGTCGACCCGATCCTGCCGGCCCTGGCCAACAGCCTGCACGCCACGCCGAGCCAGGTCTCGCTGCTGTTCAGCAGCTACCTGATCGTGACCGCGGTCGCCATGCTGATCGTCGGCTGGGTCTCCAGCCGCATCGGCGCCAAGCGCACCCTGGTCATAGGCCTGGCCGTCATCGTCGTCTTCGCCGCGCTCGCCGGCACCAGCGGCTCCATCAACGGCATCGTCGGCTTCCGGGCCGGCTGGGGACTGGGCAACGCCCTGTTCATCGCCACGTCCCTGGCCGTCATCGTCGCCTCCGCCAGCGGCGGCTTCGCCGGGGCGATCATCCTGTACGAGACGGCGCTCGGCCTCGGCATCGCGGTGGGCCCGCTCCTCGGCGGCGAGCTGGGCAGCATCAGCTGGCGCGGCCCCTTCTTCGGCGTGGCCGTCCTCATGGCCATCGCCCTGGCCGCCACGATCGCCTTCGTCCCCTCCCTGCCCAGGCCGGCGCGCCCCACCTCACCCCTCGCGCCGCTCAAGGCGCTGCGCCACCGCGGCCTGCTGACCATGGGCATCATGGCCCTGCTCTACAACTGGGGCTTCTTCACCATGCTCGGCTACGCCCCGTACCCGATGGACCTGGACGCCCACAAGCTCGGGCTGGTCTTCACCGGCTGGGGGCTGCTGGTCGCGGTGTTCAGCGTCTTCGTCGCCCCGCGCGTGCAGGCCCGTTACGGCACCGCGCCCGTCCTCTACGCCAACCTGCTCTGCCTCGGCATCGTGATGGCCGCCATCGCGGCCGGCGTCGGCTCCCCGGCCGTGGTGATCGTGGCGGTCATCGTCAGCGGTGCCTTCATCGGCATCAACAACACCCTCACCACGCAGGCCGTCATGCTCGTCTCCCCGGTCGAGCGGCCCGTGGCGTCCTCCGCCTACGGTTTCGTGCGCTTCATCGGCGGCGGCCTGGCCCCGTATGTCGCCGGCAAGCTCGCCGACGCCACCGACCTGAGCGTCCCCTTCTACCTCGGCGCCGCCACCTTCCTCCTGGCCATCCCCGTCCTGGCCAGCGGCCACCGGCTGCTCGGCAGGGCCGAACGGCAGGCCGACGAGGGCGAGCCCGTCGGTCCCACCCTCACGCAGGTCGGCACCCCGGCGCCCGCCGGCCGGCCCCCGCTGATCGTGGCCGTCGCCGCCTATGACGACGCCGCCGCCGTCGTCGACGCCGCGGCCCTGCTCGCCCGTGACGCCGGAAGCCCCCTGGAGGTGGTCCACGTCCACCAGACCGCCGTGGTCGAGGAGCAGGCCGTCGACACCGAGACCTTCGACCAGGCCCGCGCCGCCGTCGCCGCCCACCTGGGCCGGCTCACCGCCCGCGGCATCACCGCCACCGGCCAGATACTGGGCAGCGTCGGCGACCATGCCGCCGCCGGCCGCGCCCTCGCCCAGCACGCCGCCGACGTCCAGGCCGCGACCGTCGCCATAGGCCGCTCCCCGCGGGGCCCCTTCGCGCAGTTCACCGACGGCAGCTTCACGACGGCACTCGCCCACGCGGCCCCCGGCACCGTCGTCCTCGTCGACCCGGACACCGAGCCCCGGCCCCTGACGGCGGCCACCCTGGCGCAGTTCCAGGACGGCTCGGCCTGAGCTGGTGCCGGTGCCGGTGCCGGTGCCGGAGGAGTGTTCGGCTACCTGGCGTCGCGTGCATCGCGCAGGCGGACCCGGTCCCCGGCCCGAGCCGGGCCGGGCCGGGCCGGGCGCCTGATCGAGCCGCCCATGCCGGATCCACCTAATCTGGGCGTATCGGGCCGATAATCCCCAGAAAGGGGCTGTCGTGGACCTCAAGCTCAACGACAAGGTCGCCGTCGTCACCGGAGCGAGCAAGGGCATGGGGCTCGCCATCGCCGAGGCGTTCGCCCGTGAAGGCGTACACGTCGTCGCCGGCAGCCGGAGCACCCCTCCCGAGCTGGAAGCGCTGCGGGAGAAGTACGGCCTGACGTCGGTCTCGGTCGACCTGTCCACCTCGGAGGGGCCCGACGAGCTCGTCCGGCACGCGGTGGACCAGTACGGCAGGCTCGACATCCTCGTCAACACGCTGGGTGCCGGAAGGCAGCGTTCGAGCTTCCTGGACGTCGACGACGCGGAGTGGCAGCGGATCATCAACATGAACCTCTTCAGCGCCGTCCGGACCACCCGTGCGGCGCTTCCCCGCATGCTGGACGCGGGCGAAGGGTGCGTCGTCAACCTCAACTCGATCAACGCGCACCTGCCCTACGTCATGGTCGTGGACTACTCCGCCGCCAAGGCCGCCCTCGGCAGCCTGACCAAGTCGCTGTCCGAGGAGTTCGCGCCGAGGGGCATCCGGGTCAACGCGATCTCCCCGGGGCCCGTCCGCACGCCCTTCTGGACCGCACCCGGCGGCTTCGCCGAGCTCACGGCGGCCCAGGCCGGCACCACCCCGCAGGAGGCCATCGACGTGGTCGTGCCGAAGAGCATGGGCATCTCCACCGGGCGGGTCACCGAACCCCACGAGGTCGCCGACCTGGCCCTCTTCCTCGCCTCCCCGCTCGCCGGCAACATCACGGGAGCCGAGTTCATCATCGACGGAGGCCAGGCCAAGATGATGTGATCCGCGGGGCCGCGCCCGCGCACCCCGCGGTTTCACATTCAGTACAGGATGCTCATTCCATCGGCAGGGAATCAGGGCGGAATCGGGGCGAGCGCATTTCTCAGAGGTGCCGCATCCGCGCCGCTATGCCGTGTCCGGCGCCCAGGTAGATCAGGGCGGGCAGCCCGTAATTGAGAAGGACCCGAAGCTGCTCTGTGTCCATGGTGAAAATATCCTGTGACCACCCGGCCAGCCAGTCCGCCACGCCCTTCACGAACTGCACGAAGACATTGGCCTGATTGGCGTCGAACATGTAGAGCACGATCCACAGGACCAGGAACGCGGCGGCGACGTCGGCGATCGAGTGGATGATCAGCGCGGTGCGCCGGACGCCGGAGCCGTCGCGCGGCCGGCGGGCGCGGCCGGCGGGCTCGTAGTCGGGGCTCGGAGCCTGGTAGGGGGGCGGTGCGGGCTGGTAGCCAGGGCCGGAGGACTGGTAGCCGGGGCCGGAGGACCGGTAGCCGTGGCCCGGAGGCTCCTGGCGGTAGGGAAAGGGATCGGTGTCGGTCATTACTGTCCCAATCTGGCGCTGAACGCGCCCTCGTTGAATGGACCGCGGTCGGCGCAGGTCCGTCCCCGCACGGGACCATTTCCCGCGCTGACCGCGGGAGCCGGGTATTCCCTCCTGACTGCGCCGCCCGATGGGAATTCGTTACATGGTCGCCACCGCGCCGCCCTTCAGTCGCAACGCACCTGTTCGGATCGGGTGGAAGAAGTGTGACCGGACGACGAACCCGCGCAATATGCGTACGCACTTCTGGTTGTCCTGCTGGGTGAATTGGCGATACGTCAGAAATAGCCGCCACATCCGGTGAACCGCGACGGTTTCCGACGCACACCCGCTGCTCCGCCCACCCGGCTGCTCCACCACCCCGCGACCCCCGCCACCCTCGCGACCCCCTCCGCCCCGGCCGTCCCGCTGCCTCGCCGGCCGCACGCATGTACGGTCCCGCCTGCGGCCTTGCGTGCGCGGGGAGTTGGCGCCACCGTGGTCGGGGTCGGGCCGGCACGCCGACCGGCCCGCTCCGTTCGGTGACGGGAGTCAGCGTGAGCGCGTTTCCTGTTCTGCCCCATGGACTGCACGGCGACGGCCCCCACAAGGTGATCGCGGTGCACGGCTGGCTGGCCGACCGCTCCGCGTACGACCCGGTGCTGAAGGACCTCGACCTCGACGCGTTCCAGTACGCGGTGGTGGACCTGCGGGGGTACGGCGAGGCCCGGGAGGCGGGCGGCGCGTACACCACGGCCGAGGGCGCCGAGGACCTTCTCGCGCTGGCCGACGGGCTCGGCTGGGACCGGTTCTCGCTGGTGGGCCACTCGATGGGCGGCAGCGTCGTGCAGCGGGCGGTGGCCCTCGCGCCCGGGCGGGTGCGCAGGATCGTCGGGGTCTCGCCGGTCCCCGCGTCCGGCCTGCCCCTGCCGCCCGAGCAGTGGCTGCTCTTCTCCTCGGCGGCGAGCAGGCCCGAGAACCGGCGCGCCATCCTCGACATCACCACCGGCGGGCGATGCCCCTCGGCCTGGCTGGACCGCATGGTGCGCCGCTCGCTCGAACGCGTCGACGCGAAGGCGTTCCGGGCCTGGCTCGACTCCTGGGCGGGCGAGGACTTCCACGACCGGATCGAGGGCTCGCCCGTGCCCGCCCTGGCGCTCGTGGGCGCGCTGGACCCGGCGCTGACGGCCGAGGTGCAGCGCTCCACCTGGATGCGCTGGTTCCCGCGCGGCGAACTGGTGGAGCTGCCCGCGTGCGGCCACTACGCGATGGACGAGGCCCCGCTCGACCTGATCCGCGTGATGGAGGACTTCCTGAGGGCCGACGGGCAGGGCGACGGGCACGGTGACGAGCAGGGTGGCGGGCAGGGCGGCAGGGCGGCCGCGTGAGCACGAAGCCGTCCGAGACGGAGGAACGGGCCGCCGTCCCCGACGTGTTCGACCCGCGGCTGTACGCGCGGGGCGTCCCGCACGACCGGTACCGGCACCTGCGCGACCACCACCCCGTGGCGTGGCAGGAGGAGCCCGAGGTGCTCGGCTGGCCGGCCGGCCCCGGCTTCTGGGCCGTCACCCGGCACGAGGACGCCGTGCGCGTGCTGAAGGACTCCGCGGCGTACTCCTCGTACCTCGGCGCCACCCAGATCCGCGATCCGGACCCCGGGGACCTGCCGTTCATCCGCCGCATGATGCTCAACCAGGACCCGCCGCACCACCGGCGGCTGCGGGCGCTGGTCAGCCGCGCCTTCACCCCGAAGCGCGTGGACCGCTTCGCCGCCACCGTCCGCGAGCGCGCCCGCGCCCTGCTCACCCGGGCGGTCGAGGAGGCGCGGGCAGGCGGCGGCACCTGCGACCTCGTCGCCGAGGTCACCGACGACTACGCCCTGCTCAACCTCACCGACCTGCTGGGCGTGCCGGACGGCGACCGGGGCCTCCTGCTGCACTGGACGCAGCGCGTCATCGGCTATCAGGACCCCGACGAGGCCGGGGCGCCGCAACCCGGCAAGGGCGCGAAGCCCGTCAACCCGAGATCCCCGGCGGCGCTGCGGGACATGTTCGACTACGCCCTCTCGCTCGCCGCCCACAAGCGGGAGCACCCCCGCGACGACGTGATGACGGCGCTGGCCACCGACCCCGAGCTGACCGCTCCCGAGCTGGAGATGTTCTTCTTCCTGCTGGTGGTGGCGGGGAACGACACAGTGCGCAGCGCGGCCCCCGGCGGCCTGCACCTCCTGGCCCGGCACCCCGACGCCTACCGGGCCCTGCGCTCCGGAGAGGTCGCTCTCGCCACCGCCGTGGACGAACTGCTCCGCCGCCACCCCCCGGTCCTGAGCTTCCGGCGCACCGCCGCCCGGGACACGGAACTCGCGGGCACGAGGATCCGCGCCGGCGACAAGGTGGTCGTCTTCCACGCCTCGGCCAACCACGACGAACGCGTCTTCCCCGACCCCCATGTCCTGGACCTCGCGCGCTCCCCGAACCCCCACATCTCCTTCGGCGACGGCCCCCACGTCTGCCTGGGCGCCCACTTCGCCCGCCTCCAGCTGCACACCCTGTACGACGAGGCGCGCCGCGTCCTGCCCGGCCCGCTCCACCTCGCGGCCCCGCCGCGCCGCCTGGTGTCGAACTTCATCAATGGCCTGAAGTCGCTGCCCGTGGGGGTGGGGGAGTCCTGAGCGCCGGGCCGCGGGGTGCCGGGGGAGAGGCGGAGGTCCGCCGAGCGGAGGTCCGCCCCGCCCCCCACCGTGTGAAGGTGCATGCCGCAGCGATCACCAGAAGGGGTGATGCGGCGGCGGGCGCACCAAGCCGACAACCATCTATATGGACCATGTACCGGTCATCGTGGTCGCCGTCGTGCTCGCGGCCCTGGCCTTCGACTTCACCAACGGATTCCACGACACCGCGAACG
The nucleotide sequence above comes from Streptomyces sp. TS71-3. Encoded proteins:
- a CDS encoding SDR family NAD(P)-dependent oxidoreductase, whose amino-acid sequence is MDLKLNDKVAVVTGASKGMGLAIAEAFAREGVHVVAGSRSTPPELEALREKYGLTSVSVDLSTSEGPDELVRHAVDQYGRLDILVNTLGAGRQRSSFLDVDDAEWQRIINMNLFSAVRTTRAALPRMLDAGEGCVVNLNSINAHLPYVMVVDYSAAKAALGSLTKSLSEEFAPRGIRVNAISPGPVRTPFWTAPGGFAELTAAQAGTTPQEAIDVVVPKSMGISTGRVTEPHEVADLALFLASPLAGNITGAEFIIDGGQAKMM
- a CDS encoding esterase-like activity of phytase family protein, which codes for MRLSPSRTVVSLVAVLSATLTAAFAGVPANAQTVPVRFLGESIVPHRLSFEGTTVGGLSGIDLDPCTGEYALISDDRSYQQPARFYTARIDVDGDGVHGVRFTGTHALRQPDGTTYPPPTLNDGKAIDPEDIRVDPATCRYWWSQEGNRPKTKDAPDPVIQPSIQVAGRQGEYMGTLPLPEDYRITTGDRGPRRNLALEAITFSPDGSRLTSAVEGPLLQDGPESTTEHGSLARVTQQSRTGAVLGQFAYPLEPLFAEPDPDSPWSPDTGIPSILAYPGDANRYLVMERTYVPGSGFRIRIFDATTRGATRIQNRDSLASAAALRPMGKQLLVDLDDLPLSTVDNVEGMTWGPRLATGERTLVLVSDDNFSSDEVTQVIALALP
- a CDS encoding acyltransferase family protein; its protein translation is MEQPFPAAPDPTGVPCGPRRCAPTNVTEPKKGDLLAQATVRPVKRTSHSETAAGGPAWRLDIQGLRALAVSLVILSHAGVRHFRGGYTGVDVFFVVSGFVITSMLVREISLAGRISIQKFYARRVLRLLPASTVVVAATLAGSYLFLSKIRFVDYALDALTSTLYSVNFRLALTGTDYLNESSPPSPFQHFWSLATEEQFYVVWPLLLLLSWRLARRRPRLLPLPLAVLCLASLAVCVAVTEKSPSWAYFGSHARLWELGAGSLLVFFADRIGRLPGGLRAALSWTGLGGILLAGLTFDNATPFPGYHALLPVLGTLLVLAGGCRSTRFGAELLLGRRPVTWVGGVSYSWYLWHWPLLVVMPAALDRPLTARFGLALCAVALLLAWLTLRFVENPMRYHTAFKRRPRRALALGLTLTTGGVVVALVAADFPPSISSGKSAPVLSAELADAEDPVARLGEFLAAPATAVPKNLTPALTEVKATESEIYRDGCHVDYQSTQVRPCVYGDPSAKRTVVLFGDSHAAQWFPGLNLLARERHWRLVSLTKASCKVADVTITVQGKPYSSCDTWRDKALDRIAEMHPSLVIASSSDAGDPSHPSGDLAAQWTDGFAHTFRRLNAGADRVVALLDTPWPHGDAVDCAGEHPLGLDACASDVRRAVKDPRKATEIRAAARRTGVSVIDPVPWLCAPGGNCPAVVGNTLVYRDDSHMSEAYSEALAPVLDKALASAGR
- a CDS encoding alpha/beta fold hydrolase, which gives rise to MSAFPVLPHGLHGDGPHKVIAVHGWLADRSAYDPVLKDLDLDAFQYAVVDLRGYGEAREAGGAYTTAEGAEDLLALADGLGWDRFSLVGHSMGGSVVQRAVALAPGRVRRIVGVSPVPASGLPLPPEQWLLFSSAASRPENRRAILDITTGGRCPSAWLDRMVRRSLERVDAKAFRAWLDSWAGEDFHDRIEGSPVPALALVGALDPALTAEVQRSTWMRWFPRGELVELPACGHYAMDEAPLDLIRVMEDFLRADGQGDGHGDEQGGGQGGRAAA
- a CDS encoding cytochrome P450; the encoded protein is MSTKPSETEERAAVPDVFDPRLYARGVPHDRYRHLRDHHPVAWQEEPEVLGWPAGPGFWAVTRHEDAVRVLKDSAAYSSYLGATQIRDPDPGDLPFIRRMMLNQDPPHHRRLRALVSRAFTPKRVDRFAATVRERARALLTRAVEEARAGGGTCDLVAEVTDDYALLNLTDLLGVPDGDRGLLLHWTQRVIGYQDPDEAGAPQPGKGAKPVNPRSPAALRDMFDYALSLAAHKREHPRDDVMTALATDPELTAPELEMFFFLLVVAGNDTVRSAAPGGLHLLARHPDAYRALRSGEVALATAVDELLRRHPPVLSFRRTAARDTELAGTRIRAGDKVVVFHASANHDERVFPDPHVLDLARSPNPHISFGDGPHVCLGAHFARLQLHTLYDEARRVLPGPLHLAAPPRRLVSNFINGLKSLPVGVGES
- a CDS encoding MFS transporter; amino-acid sequence: MSAPHEKAPSPFKQPKAVWAVAFACVISFMGIGLVDPILPALANSLHATPSQVSLLFSSYLIVTAVAMLIVGWVSSRIGAKRTLVIGLAVIVVFAALAGTSGSINGIVGFRAGWGLGNALFIATSLAVIVASASGGFAGAIILYETALGLGIAVGPLLGGELGSISWRGPFFGVAVLMAIALAATIAFVPSLPRPARPTSPLAPLKALRHRGLLTMGIMALLYNWGFFTMLGYAPYPMDLDAHKLGLVFTGWGLLVAVFSVFVAPRVQARYGTAPVLYANLLCLGIVMAAIAAGVGSPAVVIVAVIVSGAFIGINNTLTTQAVMLVSPVERPVASSAYGFVRFIGGGLAPYVAGKLADATDLSVPFYLGAATFLLAIPVLASGHRLLGRAERQADEGEPVGPTLTQVGTPAPAGRPPLIVAVAAYDDAAAVVDAAALLARDAGSPLEVVHVHQTAVVEEQAVDTETFDQARAAVAAHLGRLTARGITATGQILGSVGDHAAAGRALAQHAADVQAATVAIGRSPRGPFAQFTDGSFTTALAHAAPGTVVLVDPDTEPRPLTAATLAQFQDGSA
- a CDS encoding MarR family winged helix-turn-helix transcriptional regulator produces the protein MHKRVMDIKVSQEELIAAVEQVVRFVRQSATVGGLSTAASSALNRLGREGPQRLTELARAEGVSQPNMTQLVTRLERAGLVARGADSTDGRGVLVEVTETGLEVARQRRAERAEALQRIVEELTWPEQDAVRIALPALARVIQDQQARS